Part of the Quercus robur chromosome 5, dhQueRobu3.1, whole genome shotgun sequence genome, cTTGCTAAAGGATTGAGTTCAGTATCGAGATCCATATTGATCATATCAAATGAATCTTTGAGTTCAACCCCATAGCCCTCCATCTTTTGAGATAATTCGGTTGTCAAACTTTCCTTTAGTTCTGCGACTACCTGACTCATCGTTGGCCTTCTATTGGAAGTTGGAGATACACAAACCATGGCTACTTCAACAGCTTTCCAAACCGAGTTAACATCGAAATCTCCACCCAACCTTGGATCAACAATATTTTGAATGTCCCCTTTAGCAAGCATGAAACTCACCCACTGGCTTATGTGAGTCCTATCTTGGGATCTTCCTATCACAGGTCGATTTGTGATAATCTTTAATAGAACAACTCCAAAGCTGTATACATCACTTTTTTCATTTAACCAGTTCGACTTGTAGTACCTGCAAGTCAACTCAtgttatattttcatattttttgcaACATTATTCTTGGGAGTAGGGAAAGTTTGTAATGCTACTCTTGATATTGTTTGTTGTGTAATGTTTTAATATTCATTGAATAAACCTAGTTGAAttattacacacacacatatatatatatatatatatatatatattgaagacTATTGACTTTTGATTGATCAATCTCTTTATATATGTCGCAATAGCTCTAGAGGTCTTACAATTTACATGTCAGTATTCtcatttatgttttttagtagattttaatttctattttgtatttaaacCATCCATTAATATCTTGCCATTccatattttctttcaaaagtaGAATATAAAATCCTATACAAACTAAATTATAACAAATACCTATTAATGGTTACCATAATGTGGCTCTACTACTGATTTCATGATGATTGCCTTTTATGATAAAAAGCTTTACCAACACAACTAACTAAAACTTACaactaaataacaaaaatactcACTCAGGGTCCAAGTATCCAGGGGTGCCAACAACATTTGTTGACACATGTGTTCCGCTATCAGTTTGGAAAATCTTTGATAGACCAAAATCACCTAGTTTGGCATTGAACTTTTCATTCAACAAAATGTTTGTGGTCTTCACATCCCTATGGATTATGGGTGGCTTACAACCATGATGCAAATACTCCAAACCTGTTTTACAATGCATtattaattatagaaaaataatgaaaagattaaacattttaaaaatatttatacaaATCATCGTATTGCTAACCTTCAGCTGCATCAATTGCTATTTGAAGTCTTGCTTGCCAACTCAAGATATTTGTATTATGACCTGCATCCGTAAATAATCGCCTTAACCTAATTGTGTAgttcaaataaataaaccttGATCGCGTTGTTTAAGAAACTTTTTGaggggaaattatttttatgttgcttcaaaataaaatttgacttaaattaataacttgaccCTTCTACTATTGGCCAAATTCAATTAATTGTTCCCTATACTATTAGTTGAGTCAATTTAGCCTTCCagttttcaaaaatcaaatcaatatgaTTGTTGGGTCTCAATGATATCATTATAAGCTAGTTTTAATTGTGACCAAACCTGACAATTGTGCTTCTAAGTCTCTGTTGGCCATGTACTCATAAACGAGCCCCATGTTGGTTCCTTCGTAGCAATACCCGACAAGGGTAGTCAAGTTTTTATGATGAACTCTCACAAGAAGTTTAACCTGCAACTCAAATCATCCTAACTAATTTAGTATAATAATCGATGTATGGAATGGTGTGTATCGGAGATCAAGAATTCTATGTTATAGTGGCTTGCCTCTGCTTGAAATTGTTGATACCCTTGAACTGATGATGATGGAGAGAACACCTTTACTGCTACACGAATTCCATCCATGCAGCCATAGTAAACTGTTCCAAATCCACCCTTGCCAAGAATCCTCTCAAAGTTGTTGGTGATTCTTTGGAGATCAGAATATGTCACTTGTCGTTGCATTGACTCCAGTGGCCGATTCTGGACGTTTGGTTCAGTATCAACCAGCGCAACTGCTAAGatcatcaaaattcaaaagtataTTAGGCACATATCTTAGGAGAATTGAAGTTTTCTTTAGTTCCAAGAATGTGTatcttatattaatttaatgtcCTAACCTCTAGTCTTATCTTGTTTTTTCCTCCTTGTGAGCCCACAAAAGATAGCCGCTATAGTCAATGAGAGGATGAGCAAACCAACAACTGATGCCAGTATTAAAACGACAATATTGTTCTTCGACTttttcctctcacatgaatcTGATGCACAAAGGTTTGAATTTTCTCCCACACTGCCAACAATGAGGTTAATGGCAACAATTGGAAGTGATCAGCAAGGAATATCATAGTCAAATACTTCATCTTAATTTGTctgtcatttattttattttgggatgtcccaaaatattatcttatttctaaaattaaaaaccattaaTTTATCAATATTCTTATTATCCCCAtactttatttccaaaatcatttttgataaatttatttaagagtagttttgaaaacttgtacattattatattacaaacaagacaataaatgatgtttagttaaaaaattgaatttttgaaaCATGACAAACAAATTGAGACAGAGAAAGTATAATTTTAGTGTATGATAACACTAACCGATACTTAAGGTTTTTGTTAAGAAACTATGTACagacattatttatttttgaaaattggagcaaaataaaattatgatattacAGAGTTCATCGCTTTTGACTACAATCATACCTTAACAATAGTGAACCACTCTTCGATCTTTTTATGAGTTCAGCCGGAATAGAACCATTGAGCTGATTTCGTTCTAAGTTTCTGCGCGCAAGGGTAAAGTAAATATGATTTTCCCCCGTTTTAACATTGAATAGTATCAGGAGGCAGGGTAACACATTGTAATGGGTGCAATTACACCCActgaaatttggaaaaaaaaaatgtaacagtTTTGGTACTTTTTTATAATTACACATTTACACCCACTGAAAAAAATGGTTATGTGATCAATTATGAGAACCCTTCTGAAAAATTAGATAGTACTGTAAAAATATACCATTCTAGATATAATCCTAATTCctaaatcaaatattattttacaaagtGATCTCAAAAGATAAAAACTATTACTCAACTTTTCTCCTTTCCCATCCAACGCTACAATTTGTCAATTTGgccaaacaaaaatacaaaaggggaaaaaaggaaaagaaaagtgaagaagaagaagatgaagaaagggaaaaaaatgatagagatgaaaaacgaaagaaaagaaaaggaaacaagtGCAAGgcagaatatatatattcactttaatttttgctttttagtaaatattttatactttatgTATCCTTACTAATTTTCTAGAATATGAAGTTATTCCTTAAGTTTTGaagtattttaattaaaattgaatcCTTATCTAGTAGGATATTACCTAATACCTgtttaagaataaaattattcagagaaaaattatgttaaatttCACTTCAAAATTCAACTGCAAATTctgaatatattatataataaaagagctagctttttaatttaattggcATTTTCATAAGCAAGAAGTTTTAGGGGAGGAGCAGTTCGAGCTATAAGGTTAACACATATTaatatgtgtttgtttctaaaaaaaaatatgatcaaatactattttggtccttaaattttaccaaaagtttgtttttcattcctaaactttaagaagttcattttttgttcctaaactattgaaaagttcatattttgtccctaaactattgaaaatattttatttatattgttaaACTTTACTAaaggtttgtttttcatctctaaactattaaaaaggTTCTTTTTACAtccttatttttgtctctatacTATTCaaaaactctttacaaagtttagagatgaaaaaaaaaactttttaaagtatagggacaaaaaataaacttttagtaaagtttagAGACCAAAGtagtattttacccaaaaaaataataaaaaataataataatagaattttgTTTTACCATCCAAATGAAGCACACAAAGTTAGGGGAGCATATCTACAAAAGGAGAAGGTATCTCATAAGTCGTGCGCATAAGACCTTTGTCTCACTAACAAAGGGTGTATGTGCTCGACACATACAAAAGTTTTGCCTACAAAAGGATACCTAATAACCTCATTACCActactttccaaaaaaataaaaattggaattttttcACGTCAATTCAATTATACTTATTTTAATGAGTATGAAATTGGTTGGTTCatagtataaaaataataaaataatataaatccatatatttatttattttaagagttttaCTCATTTCAAAACAACTCCTAGGTCTGTGACTTATACCACCAATTACTTACAAGACCCTCAAATACTTTAACTGAGAAAAAGAATATAGTAATGATCCTATTAAGCTGTTGTCTGATAGATCCCTGAAATAGGAAAATCTGTTACACTTATTATTAGTTATCAACAAGTTCGGTTGAAATTGAACCACAGAGTTGgctttcttttaaatttctgCAAGGATAGTGaatgtaatttttcttatttttaaccAAGAAACTTGTAGAATTAgtgtaaaaatccaaataacTTACAAGACCTCCAAATATTGCAATTGCGATAAAAAATCAGGAACTGATCCAATTAAGTTATTGTTTGATAAATCCCTGAAATAagcaaataatttataattaatatattggATGTCCTAAATAATTGTGACCTAATTTGGCAATAATACTTACAAATATTGTAACATTACGAGACTTGATATATCGGCAGATATTGCTCCAGTCAATTCACTTGAGGACAAATTCCTGATTACAATAAGCTAGTTAGGAGATACTTCAAAGCATGTTTGAAAGCCAAAAATCTTATCTGAAGGCCTTAACTTACAAGGATATTATTCTTGGGGCATTATAACCATCATAGCTACAATTTAGACCTTCCCACGAGTATGCTTTTGGGGCACACGGATCTCCTTGCCAGTTTCTCTTTACTCCATAAGTTGACTTGATCTTTGTTATAGCACCAactaatattttcaaattgatgATCCAAGTAAGTAAAATTCTATAGCAATTTTGCAAACAAGGATAATGAAATGCATGGTGAAATACATACCATCTTCTTGGTCAGTTTCTGATTGCAAGAGATTTTTCACTGAATATATCTCAATTGCATTGATGATGGGTGGAAGTGTtgaattttcagttttgatgagtgaaaaaacatattttcctTCATCACTAGTCAATGCTTCTTCGCTATACAAAGTGAAAGCCGACAAATAATCTGGAACATAAGGTCCATACCAGTGCTTCCCATTTAGCATGACGTTGAATGATCTGGACTGGTTGGCTGTTAGCTTTACAACTTCGGCAAAGTGCAAGTAGATATAATATTTAGAAGTTGCATCCTCTGGGTACCAGTGAAAGTACAAGGGAGCACTATCATTAATTGGTGTGGCAGCAGTACTCATGACGACAGATGGTGGCCGATAACGATTGGAACTTGGGGATTCAATGGTACTAAGACCTGTCCACTCTTCGTAATTATAGGGCCACCAAATGCGATCACAAACATCGTCCTTATACCTAATTAAAACTATATATTCAGTATACGGCCATGAACTAATTGAATTTATATTCTATTTGAAACAGGTGCAGCTCCACTTGGAATccaggggttcaaatgaatcCCCTGAATtggaccccaaaaaaaaaaaaaaaattattataatattatttatcttattttttctgttttgacacttaaaataaaaatttgaacaccctGACCTTAAGTCTAACTGAAATAAACTTAAATATGATCATCTTAATTCTTAACAATATCTTGACATTTttaaacacaaagaaaaatctcAATAACAAACTAAGTTGATCTAAAAtctgggaaaaaaattttaattagcccaacaacaaaactGGAATTTGCTAATCTTAAACCTTAGAAAAGCTCATTTAGttcttaacaaattttaaataaataaatcaaatgggAAATTAATAGATGAATGATTGCTTAATTATGTGCATTGAAACTGATGTTGCTAGTACGATTGATAATGAAGATAGCAtgcaacaattttaaaatatgaaatatcgtagaagacaattgtaaaactttatgtattaagaatttttttttggtgatgttgatatatttaatttatcttttgtttaaaattttgtataatttatgttttttattaaaccccttaaaaataatattggaGCCGCCAATGGTTCAAAAGAGATATAAAGTTTGTGAGTAGCTTGAGATCTATAGAAGTAATTGTTGAATTTTAAATGGGAGATAAAAATATGAGAGGAGAAAAATAAAGgacggaaaaagaaaaaaaaatatcaatggGAAGCCTTTGATGTAATTCAGAACTTGAAACATTGACTTCTAAAATGACttatactattctttttttggaattcaGCACTAAATTTGATTTCTTGATGAGATCTTGAAGGTTTTTATATAAGATTTgaagtactatatatatatatatatattatcataacCGGTAAATTTTAAGTTGATGCAAACTAATTATCAAAGGTGTTGGATCTAAACCTTTAAGGGTGGTCTTGGGGACATAGACTAGAGGTCTATGGGATTCACAGCTTCAATGAGATTTTGAAGTGCTTAGACTGGAGGTTCACTTTTGGAACAGGTCTATATCACAGAAGTCTGTGAGGTTCAAAACTAAGTTTGTTAACTTTagttaaatttattatgaatagaATATTCTAACTGTAAATCTCCATCTAATTGTGAGtacaaaaagaagataaagcCGTTTAAGTATTTGAAATATTTGGTCTCTTGGGATggaaattttcaaaacatgaattttAACTCAAGCATTATTTTgactacaaacttggttgtgaCTAATTACTACAAGTCTactaaatttcttaaaactggatttaaattttgacaaatccactattagattacattttcttcttatatccttcatgcttacaaaattttcagaagatcaaatatcaatagttttattttcaatcaaatatttaaatttcaagtttttatagtctaaaattatgcataaaaaataagtttatggattaaatagtaaataacatccaattgacacaaaatttcaCATGTATGTTGAAGACATAATGAACATGAAATGCAGTAgttagattttgaaaaaaataaaacaatgttAATTTTTTCAGTAAGAGTTGTAGCGATTAGCTACAACCAAGGttcaattttttggtgtttattatattttttttatttaatatttggaatacattttttttttctgttttttagagatttttttaaagaatgtgcgagtaaaaattgtgtttttatattATAAGGTATCAATTATGATCTATTTATGAAAAAGTttttgatgatattttcttcttcttcttctttttagcCCAGGTTTTTTGCTTAACACAAATTAGGATTTCTCAACATTTTTCGTGTTCTCTTAAGATTTCTCTaaggtttttttaaataattaaaattttaaagagttttcttcttcttttttttccttattgaTTCAAGTTGTGTCAGGGCCAACTCAACAACTTTGGGGTATTTAGGCAAAAATTTTAAGTGGGgccattttatatttaaatattaattagggcctttttatatttaaattatagtgtcactataatacaaatgagttgatatgatatacatcaaattattaattggtataataatttataataactGTGGGCTGCACTATGCAGTGCAGCCTGTGCTGCTTTGCGCCTGTGCAGTGTAGATGTGAGATGTCCAACCTATACTCCTATGGCTAagtgtaaaaacaaaaaacgtgTTCTATCATAGTAGAAAAGGGGCAGAAAAAGGGTCCTATCATAGCAGAAAAAACTATCAATATTTTGTATCAATATTTTCCCGGCCTCTCCTATGACTAAAAACGTGTCCCATCAATCAATTgtgcaataaaataaactaaaagaagatataatttaagttacatgaatagcagacttatcatcttcattttctgaaagatagagagaggaagaagattaCCTATGGTACACTTCCCCTGCTGTGAATTGAAGggaattaacaaagaaaaatatcaaactagactgagtttatggaaaaagatcaagaatcaagatgaagatgaagaaaagaaaggtaagaatatagatggagtggttttgaaatttataatctctattttagcatatttcaagacaattacgttgtattattaatgaatttgtctggtattaattttgattttagcatatttcaagaatgAGTTAACAAATTTgtctcctaaaatttaattttgttagctaaagtttgactatttttgtttttttttctctttttaatcttctgcattttaggatacaatagggtttttttaatgcattttgttGACCAATAAAAgtgctttaaatttttttaattaaaatatatagataaatatataatatatatatatatatatatatataatttttttagggggCCTTAGGTGATTGCATTAGTTACATCACCTATTGAGCCGGCCCTGAGTTGTgtcttttattttgtgaaagAAATCAAGTTTTTCACGAAGTGAAATTTTGAAGTGATTTAGTTTagataaattgaaattttactgTGGAAATCAAGATATGGAGGCTtaatagaaagaagaagagaggattTGATTTAAGGAAATAGGAAGGTTGACGGAGAAGGATGGGAAGCAGGGACAGAACCTCAAAGCAAAGTATGTTGGGGTGGGGGAAGGGGAAGCATAATATACGAAAGAAAATGTTCAAGCCAAGAAACTAATCGCTTATTGAGTAGGTGAGTTTAGAATTACTAACCTCATATTCAATGACAAAGAACTTTATGAGTTGAGCTTAACACGAACCCACTACATCACTGCCATTATTGCAAActatcttttatatttttattaagataAGGTCCAAATAAATTACTAACCTGTATTGTGAATTGCTATCGGAACCAACATCCACGCGCCAAAAGCGTTCTAGTGATCCATCTGTTGTCTTATACGTCGAATTGGGCAGTGGCCTTAACTCTATTGCAGATATAAACGGTGTCCCACGTTGCGTGTTTACAAGACACAGTTGTATATAATTTAGAGGTGGTACATGTATCAGCTCCTTGACGAAACCATCGGATACATTCGTCATTTTGATCGTATTCCACATATTTGCTCCTAGTTGAACATCAAATTCTGGTAACTTATTTTCTGCATCATAATTCCCGTAGAAGAAAGTTGCTCGGATCAAATACTTGGTGCCTTGTGTAATCTTTATGCTGTAACAGTTTCGGATTCCTTCAGGAAAGCTTCTGAGACTCCATACTTGTTGTTGAAGATCACCTTTAAATTCAGTTGATATCTGCTTGCTTATACCAGAGTCTATGAATCCCGCGTCAGAAATGTAATCTACACCTGTTTCCCACTCTGTATAGCTCGAATTTTCTGGCAACCCACAATCTATGCTAATGAAGTCTGTGACAGAAAAATAACAATATCTTAGCCATAGCCATATGGTTCAGGTTCATGAGTCAACCTAAaccaacaaaattgaaagatttAAATTATCATATACCTGATTGATCCTGAGCATGAATCAGAAGAATAAGAGCCAATCCTCCAAGCAATTCAGCGATGAAATGTTTGAACTTCCCCATCACCATCTTAATTCCTTGTTATCTATTCCAACAAAGCTATTTGAACAAAGCCATATTTTGCGCCATCTTATACTCTATTCATAACTTCCAGTCTTCCAgtcatttgagaaaaaaaacgCGCATATGTTAAGGTCCAAAATACTGAAGTCTGAATTCTTGACCATAGCCTGAAAATAAGAATCCTTACACCAATTGGAGAAGAAGTAACTATCTCTCTTTGAGAACTAGTGAAAGTGACAAAGGGTGTCGTTCGAATAGTCAAGGGATTTTATTTGCATTTCATGTCATTAAATTTGTGAATATTTTGTAGTTGtgctatttctttttgttcattttatatttcattacaTGTTGCATACTTGTTGTAATTATTCGTTCaagataattgaaaattttgttcctTTCAAGTCTATCAGAATAAGGAAACAATATACACTAAAAGCTATCTATAGAGAAAAACTCCAATTTTATCTTCCCTTGCGCAGGGTCCCATAAGGGAAGAAACCGTCcttgttttctttgctttcGCACATAAGCATGTTTAGTTCTTTCACCTTTTTACATTATTCCAACCTCACAAattctctttcaattttctaattCTTCTCCTCTTATTGGAGAGGAGGACCCCTtgcccaaagactttgatttcgaTTCCTTTGTAAATAATGAATACAATTTACATTGTTTTCTAGGAAAGTATTTTCCATATTTACCTAGGAATAAATTTTCTTCCACATCAAGGGGCAAAAAAATGATAGCCAagttcctaaaaaataaaaaataataacaagtaAGTGAAGTTTCCTTAATTAGAAAATGCAAATAACTATCCAAGTCATATTAAGAATTTGAGACAATTACCCAAAAAGCTTTAATTGACACAAATTCCATCAAGCCATCTTCATTTCATGATAATTCCACCATAATTCCACCTTAAGAAGAGGAAAATTTCACCATGACTTTCGAGTGGAGTTGTGGtatgcctttgtgttagaactcatTTCCCTCTCCcctgtatgtgtgtttgtttctaaaaaaatattaaaaaaaattttaaaaaaaattgcaaaatccGAGGAAAATTTCCATGAACAAGATAATCATTGTCTCAATAACTAAATCAAACTAATTGCAAACTTGTAATAAGTATAATCTTCTCATAAATTCCATTGATTAGTCGTAcccatggttgtcaaaattgcAATCCAGATCTTAAAATcgcacgattttacgatcccacatcaccaaaaagtttaaaattatagCAGAATCGcaaaaatggtaggatcgtaTGTAGGATCGTGTAGGATCGTATAGGATTGTAGGATCGTGTGGGATCCTACTGATCCTACcatttggcttctttttttttattttcttttattttataagtggGATTCATTTGGGTAAGATAATCCACCTAAACCCACAAGCCCAATAATGAATTGAAGTCCTAAATTTACCCCCATGTTAATATAAGATCTTAAAAAAACCTATAGTACTTAAGTTTAACGTTTTGAATGTTGATACTAGGAACAAGGTTTTTAGACCCGGATCGTTTAAAGAACCAGagaagggagaggttcaaggtttttaaggtcggACCAAAGTccaaccgaggtcgaaccgtgatgacgtcaacattaatttaatattaattaaaatacaaataaatgtattaaatgtgtaaaaatatgaaaatttacccttaaaaaaatattaagcaattaaaataactttcaaatgtattttctttatttttataaagtgaatagaaaataataaatataaacaagCTTTAACAAATTGTATTTATtattctttcaaataaaaaatgcattttaatttaaaataaaatcttttttaacataaatttacaattttcatattaatatttattgatGTGAAAGAATAATtcttgaacaaaaaataattagaaaatactATTAAGTAAATAGTgataaaattaaatccaaaactATTAATCTTgtagaattaaaataaataaaatataagtttcaaGAAGGACACAAGAAAGCCTAGTAATTCAGTGGTTAGCGTGTTGGACAACGGTCCAAATTCCTAGGAGATCGTTGGTTCTATTCCTGGAGCATGTGTTTTTCCCAATTAATTTCAAAACCGGTTTTCACTTGCTTAAGAACCAGGTTGGGGCTCGGGTCACGGGTAACCAAGTCGAACCGTTGAGTCCGGTCCGGATTTCACAACCTTGACTATGAAGGATATAGAAGATGAAATGGGATATGACAATGACAGTGATTAGATTAGAAGTACCATAGAAtgagaattctcttttggatttcatatttgtaattagCTAGTTTACCTTACATTGAGAAGTCTCTTTTGGATtacatattataaatttgtatttagctagtttttatatgctaactagcctaacttattttggatttggaacttagaacttggaaaacattttccatatgtgtagataatattttggtacttagttgctaattaaacatgtaCTGCGTGCAAATTAAATACATTATgtcaaaagttaaatatattttgtttcattagAATGACATAAAAACGATGTAGTGCgtgcaaattacattttataatgcaaatttttttttttttttaatggatggattcatattttaagtgattataTAGCATACAAAGTCACTATCAATaggttttttgcttaaaatttgaaaataggtAGGATCTTACAATCCACGATTCAATCCTATGATCCACAATCCTATCTACCTCCAAAAATCCTACATAgaatcccgattttgacaacctttgTCATaccaatataattatataaccATCGCACCAAATGTCATCCATCTTAATTCACACACAATAGCAATCACCAAATTAATGAGCCAAGCTTTGATAAGACATTGTTGGGCCACAATTTAATCTTATTTGAAGTAAGaaatttaacaaataatttttgatCTATCCTCAAAAATATTATAGTCAAAATTACCGAGCCAAGATCTCAAACTCATAAAAACATATTAATCACTAACAAAAGCACTAAGATTCATGTGAAATCccatttgaaataaattataggacaaaatttaactacaaaattggttgtagtctaaggttacaaccttactcaatatcattaacattactatatatttcaaaaatttaaccattgaattgcatgttttttacactcttaatacacctataaaattttgtgccaatcagatattatttactatatgatctataagattatattttacgTATAATTTTAAgttacaaaaatttgcaattgaaacaatttattg contains:
- the LOC126725260 gene encoding LRR receptor-like serine/threonine-protein kinase IOS1; this translates as MVMGKFKHFIAELLGGLALILLIHAQDQSDFISIDCGLPENSSYTEWETGVDYISDAGFIDSGISKQISTEFKGDLQQQVWSLRSFPEGIRNCYSIKITQGTKYLIRATFFYGNYDAENKLPEFDVQLGANMWNTIKMTNVSDGFVKELIHVPPLNYIQLCLVNTQRGTPFISAIELRPLPNSTYKTTDGSLERFWRVDVGSDSNSQYRYKDDVCDRIWWPYNYEEWTGLSTIESPSSNRYRPPSVVMSTAATPINDSAPLYFHWYPEDATSKYYIYLHFAEVVKLTANQSRSFNVMLNGKHWYGPYVPDYLSAFTLYSEEALTSDEGKYVFSLIKTENSTLPPIINAIEIYSVKNLLQSETDQEDVGAITKIKSTYGVKRNWQGDPCAPKAYSWEGLNCSYDGYNAPRIISLNLSSSELTGAISADISSLVMLQYLDLSNNNLIGSVPDFLSQLQYLEVLNLERNQLNGSIPAELIKRSKSGSLLLSVGENSNLCASDSCERKKSKNNIVVLILASVVGLLILSLTIAAIFCGLTRRKKQDKTRVALVDTEPNVQNRPLESMQRQVTYSDLQRITNNFERILGKGGFGTVYYGCMDGIRVAVKVFSPSSSVQGYQQFQAEVKLLVRVHHKNLTTLVGYCYEGTNMGLVYEYMANRDLEAQLSGHNTNILSWQARLQIAIDAAEGLEYLHHGCKPPIIHRDVKTTNILLNEKFNAKLGDFGLSKIFQTDSGTHVSTNVVGTPGYLDPEYYKSNWLNEKSDVYSFGVVLLKIITNRPVIGRSQDRTHISQWVSFMLAKGDIQNIVDPRLGGDFDVNSVWKAVEVAMVCVSPTSNRRPTMSQVVAELKESLTTELSQKMEGYGVELKDSFDMINMDLDTELNPLAR